In Bacillus sp. Cs-700, one genomic interval encodes:
- the fliP gene encoding flagellar type III secretion system pore protein FliP (The bacterial flagellar biogenesis protein FliP forms a type III secretion system (T3SS)-type pore required for flagellar assembly.), with protein sequence MDLLINLTIPGLDFGSNATEDVSVTIQLVLLLTVLSLAPAILVLMTCFTRIVVVLSFVRSALATQSMPPNQVLIGLALFLTFFVMSPVLSEINSEALQPYLNEEIGQEEALDAAELPIKEFMAGHTREKDLALFYKYAELEKPESVEDIRLTALVPAFAISELKTAFQIGFIIFIPFLIIDMVVASTLMAMGMMMLPPVMISLPFKILLFVLVDGWYLVVESLLLSF encoded by the coding sequence ATGGATTTGCTCATAAACTTAACGATTCCAGGCCTTGATTTTGGATCAAATGCCACAGAAGATGTGTCCGTCACCATTCAGCTCGTCCTTCTCTTAACTGTTCTCTCGCTTGCCCCAGCAATTCTAGTGTTGATGACTTGTTTTACGAGAATCGTTGTTGTTCTTTCCTTCGTTCGATCAGCGCTTGCGACGCAGTCAATGCCACCGAATCAGGTGCTCATTGGACTCGCTCTGTTTCTAACCTTTTTCGTTATGTCCCCTGTCCTTTCAGAGATTAATAGTGAGGCGCTACAGCCATATTTAAATGAAGAGATCGGACAGGAAGAAGCGCTCGATGCAGCCGAACTGCCAATTAAAGAGTTTATGGCGGGGCATACGCGCGAAAAAGATCTGGCTCTTTTTTATAAGTACGCCGAGCTAGAGAAGCCGGAATCAGTGGAAGACATTCGCTTAACAGCACTCGTTCCAGCTTTTGCAATTTCTGAACTGAAAACGGCGTTTCAGATTGGATTTATTATTTTTATTCCATTTCTTATTATCGATATGGTAGTGGCCTCAACGCTCATGGCGATGGGGATGATGATGCTACCGCCGGTTATGATATCTCTTCCGTTTAAAATACTATTATTTGTGCTTGTCGATGGCTGGTATCTAGTCGTCGAATCACTTCTATTAAGCTTCTAA
- the fliY gene encoding flagellar motor switch phosphatase FliY, translating to MTDDRLSKEEINALFQEAAAGKEEDVVSFHQVEKEALSELFSVAIGSLTTTLSSVFMQDVFVSNVAMEILPEDRFQREMSLPYVEAAVRYEGAAVGESIMMVNPPDAQDMADIWQVARGDEGDESVDRSLTAVMTGMMESIHKGLSMASGSSFSGTFTNLQVVSEAANSVLVEKGTEPIYVDMTFDLSIGSIVQTVVHHVVPGSVAKQITELLVSAEDLQAAEQQETQKAKEQEAELHSKSFNEPEEVNEEKEPVTFASRVKEPEPNIQNVQFTNFSQEDHPYSEQRNLNMLLDIPLQVTVELGRTKRIVKDILELSHGSILELDKLAGEPVDILINSKLIAKGEVVVIDENFGVRVTDILSAAERLSKLR from the coding sequence ATGACGGATGATCGCCTTTCAAAAGAAGAAATCAATGCGTTATTTCAAGAAGCAGCAGCTGGGAAGGAGGAAGACGTCGTATCTTTTCATCAGGTGGAAAAGGAAGCGCTGAGCGAGCTGTTTAGCGTCGCAATCGGCAGTCTGACGACAACACTTTCATCTGTTTTTATGCAGGATGTGTTTGTATCCAATGTTGCGATGGAGATTCTTCCTGAAGATCGTTTTCAACGCGAGATGTCCCTTCCTTACGTAGAAGCAGCGGTTCGCTATGAGGGAGCGGCTGTTGGTGAATCGATCATGATGGTGAATCCTCCTGATGCTCAGGATATGGCTGATATTTGGCAAGTAGCCAGGGGGGATGAAGGGGACGAGAGCGTAGATAGAAGCTTAACCGCTGTGATGACAGGTATGATGGAAAGCATTCATAAGGGGCTGAGTATGGCTTCGGGCTCTTCTTTTTCTGGGACGTTTACAAATCTTCAGGTTGTTTCTGAGGCAGCAAACTCCGTACTTGTCGAAAAAGGCACAGAACCGATTTACGTCGATATGACATTCGATCTATCAATCGGTTCGATTGTCCAAACTGTGGTCCACCATGTGGTGCCAGGAAGCGTAGCAAAGCAAATTACCGAACTGCTCGTCAGTGCGGAAGACCTTCAAGCAGCAGAGCAGCAAGAGACACAGAAGGCAAAGGAGCAGGAGGCCGAATTGCACTCAAAATCATTTAACGAGCCTGAAGAGGTTAACGAAGAAAAGGAGCCAGTCACTTTTGCATCACGTGTGAAAGAGCCTGAACCGAATATCCAAAACGTACAGTTTACAAATTTCAGCCAGGAAGATCACCCGTACAGTGAACAACGAAACCTAAATATGTTATTAGATATTCCACTCCAGGTGACGGTGGAGCTAGGCCGAACGAAGCGCATTGTAAAGGACATACTTGAGCTTTCACATGGATCGATTTTAGAGCTTGATAAGCTTGCAGGAGAGCCGGTCGATATTTTGATTAATAGCAAACTCATCGCCAAGGGTGAAGTTGTTGTGATCGATGAGAACTTTGGTGTCAGAGTAACGGATATTTTAAGTGCAGCAGAGCGTTTGTCAAAGCTGCGTTAG
- a CDS encoding flagellar hook-basal body complex protein, with the protein MLNSMYSGVSGMRGFQTKLDVIGNNIANVNTVGYQKSRVLFEDMLSQSVAGNSVNSMQVGLGSSVSAINMIDSPGSPMTTGVQTDLSIQGDGYFRVQAEGGTEYLARSGSFQLDPEGNLVTTQGYAVLDDAGNPISNIGQISSINAAGQITYTDNNGNPQQTINLGIDTVPNPAGLNKVGNSLFIETEKSGVAAGGLPEGSRVVAGQLEMSNVDLTEEFTEMIVAQRGFQANSRVITTSDEILQEIVNLKR; encoded by the coding sequence TTGTTAAATTCAATGTACTCAGGCGTTTCAGGAATGAGAGGCTTTCAAACGAAGCTAGACGTGATTGGGAATAATATTGCGAACGTGAATACAGTAGGTTACCAGAAAAGTAGAGTGCTGTTTGAAGATATGCTTAGTCAAAGCGTAGCTGGAAACTCCGTGAACTCAATGCAAGTAGGGCTTGGTTCATCTGTTTCTGCCATTAATATGATCGATAGTCCGGGGTCACCGATGACGACAGGAGTTCAGACGGATCTTAGCATTCAAGGAGATGGGTACTTTAGAGTGCAGGCTGAAGGTGGGACTGAATACCTTGCTCGTTCGGGATCTTTTCAGCTAGATCCTGAAGGAAATCTTGTAACGACTCAAGGGTACGCGGTTTTAGATGACGCGGGGAATCCAATTTCAAATATTGGCCAGATTTCGAGTATTAATGCAGCTGGCCAGATTACGTATACAGATAATAATGGCAACCCTCAGCAAACTATCAATTTAGGGATTGATACAGTTCCAAACCCAGCAGGTCTTAATAAAGTTGGAAATTCCCTATTTATTGAAACAGAAAAATCTGGGGTAGCTGCTGGTGGCCTACCAGAAGGCTCGCGCGTCGTCGCTGGCCAACTCGAAATGTCCAACGTTGACTTAACTGAAGAGTTTACGGAAATGATTGTGGCGCAGCGTGGCTTCCAGGCAAACTCAAGAGTGATTACAACGTCAGATGAGATCCTTCAAGAAATCGTCAATTTAAAACGATAG
- the fliM gene encoding flagellar motor switch protein FliM, whose protein sequence is MSDMLSPATVDALLAAIDEPGQKKPMKERKVETYDFKRALRFSQDHIRILTRIHENYARLMTTYSSAQLRTIIQASVHSVDQMPFEEFVKSITENSILSLFVASPLQGQMVLEVAPELAYAMLDRMLGGQGVQPDKLSHLTEIETMVIERIFSKILESFQDAWTSVLKLKTELKELEVNPHFLQIVSPNETVVTVTLRVTVGEVSGNIRLCLPHVVLEPIMPRLSAHHWLSNQKKDREPQESKELEKRLKKTNLGIVAELGHSEITIEEFLNLEDGDVIRLDQTVSDSLIVKVDNRVKFHGQPGTSKGRMAVQITEVKEEEEIGHDG, encoded by the coding sequence TTGTCTGATATGCTATCGCCAGCAACTGTAGATGCGCTTCTTGCTGCTATTGATGAACCTGGGCAGAAGAAGCCAATGAAAGAGAGAAAAGTAGAAACGTATGATTTTAAAAGAGCGCTTCGCTTTTCTCAAGACCACATTCGAATTTTAACGCGTATTCATGAGAATTATGCGCGGCTTATGACGACCTATTCATCCGCTCAGCTTCGGACGATCATTCAAGCCTCCGTTCATTCTGTTGATCAGATGCCATTTGAAGAATTTGTGAAGTCGATCACAGAGAACTCCATTCTTAGTCTCTTTGTTGCTTCACCATTACAAGGGCAGATGGTGCTTGAAGTGGCGCCAGAGCTCGCGTATGCGATGCTTGATCGCATGCTTGGAGGTCAAGGTGTTCAACCGGATAAGCTCTCTCATTTAACTGAAATTGAGACGATGGTCATTGAGCGGATTTTTAGTAAAATCCTAGAAAGTTTTCAAGACGCCTGGACGTCTGTCCTTAAGCTGAAAACGGAATTAAAAGAGCTTGAAGTGAACCCGCATTTTCTTCAAATTGTATCACCAAACGAAACGGTCGTAACCGTTACGTTACGTGTAACAGTAGGAGAAGTGAGTGGCAATATTCGCCTCTGTCTTCCACACGTCGTTCTTGAACCAATCATGCCAAGACTTTCCGCTCATCACTGGCTATCCAATCAAAAAAAGGATCGTGAGCCGCAGGAAAGCAAGGAACTTGAGAAGAGACTGAAAAAAACCAATTTAGGCATTGTTGCAGAGCTTGGTCATTCTGAAATAACGATTGAAGAATTTTTGAATTTAGAAGATGGAGACGTCATTCGCTTAGACCAAACGGTGTCTGATTCGCTCATTGTTAAAGTTGATAATCGCGTGAAATTTCATGGCCAGCCTGGAACATCAAAAGGCCGAATGGCTGTACAAATCACTGAAGTGAAGGAAGAGGAGGAAATAGGGCATGACGGATGA
- a CDS encoding flagellar hook-length control protein FliK: protein MNAIQSLGKSVFVQPKPTANSTDFSTLLSALGIKVNEQEAGKDRGTAGESELEQGDGKVPYGEAELPLNLLMINNGAHPLDLQGSQTSSIPKLQGYLESMENVQVKSGSQQGFILTGFTKQELMNMEQFGNQQPLESVVSKVNESSLKLQGKNGLDILPEFSNQEWLKMQQGVKEVLANPKPLEEVKMTEFPKGQEATKSLEIIKKLTAEQSSNQKNLEVTVDQIPQLEEQEAIVEGKTRSVLEEGEKARPQVDQTETEQLENLEQPSPELSPIDDVQTEEKPDGFPLVKQSNDAPVKEAPVQARYLNTELSEMITERMQLSKNGDETNFRIKLSPENLGQLDIRLTTSDGKVTAHIVTATAGAKELIESQLHQLRHTLVQQGIQLDKVEVVQQPQGSQNTFMQDGRGEQGQQFQQGKKRHERKGEYELEDNPLVTNEREESTSGGINYAI, encoded by the coding sequence GTGAACGCCATCCAGTCACTTGGAAAAAGCGTTTTCGTGCAGCCTAAGCCAACAGCCAATTCAACTGATTTTTCAACTTTGTTAAGTGCTTTAGGAATAAAGGTGAATGAACAAGAAGCGGGTAAAGATCGAGGAACTGCAGGCGAGAGTGAATTGGAGCAGGGTGATGGTAAGGTTCCATACGGTGAAGCTGAACTACCGCTCAATCTTCTAATGATAAATAATGGAGCACATCCGTTAGACCTTCAAGGTAGCCAAACGTCCAGCATACCTAAGCTACAGGGATATCTTGAAAGCATGGAGAACGTACAAGTGAAAAGTGGGAGCCAGCAAGGGTTCATCCTAACTGGTTTTACGAAGCAGGAATTGATGAACATGGAGCAGTTTGGAAACCAACAACCTCTTGAATCAGTAGTTTCCAAGGTAAATGAGTCAAGTTTGAAGTTACAAGGAAAAAATGGCTTAGACATTTTACCTGAGTTTTCGAACCAAGAATGGTTGAAGATGCAACAAGGTGTAAAAGAAGTTTTAGCTAATCCGAAGCCGCTTGAAGAGGTAAAGATGACTGAATTTCCGAAAGGGCAAGAGGCAACAAAATCACTCGAGATCATAAAGAAATTGACAGCTGAACAGTCATCAAACCAAAAAAATCTTGAGGTAACAGTCGATCAAATCCCTCAGCTAGAAGAGCAAGAAGCTATAGTGGAGGGCAAGACAAGATCTGTCTTGGAAGAAGGGGAAAAAGCAAGGCCGCAAGTTGATCAAACGGAAACTGAGCAACTAGAGAATTTGGAGCAACCGTCTCCTGAACTATCACCGATAGATGATGTTCAAACGGAGGAAAAGCCAGATGGCTTCCCGCTAGTAAAACAAAGTAATGACGCACCCGTTAAAGAAGCACCTGTGCAAGCTCGTTACTTGAACACGGAACTAAGTGAAATGATAACAGAGCGTATGCAACTTTCTAAAAATGGTGATGAAACGAATTTCAGAATTAAGCTTTCTCCAGAAAATCTCGGACAGCTTGATATTCGGTTAACGACATCAGATGGGAAAGTAACAGCGCACATCGTTACAGCCACTGCTGGCGCAAAAGAATTGATCGAATCACAGCTTCATCAGCTTCGTCATACGCTCGTTCAGCAGGGCATTCAGCTTGATAAAGTGGAAGTCGTTCAGCAGCCGCAGGGGTCCCAAAACACATTCATGCAGGATGGACGGGGAGAGCAGGGACAGCAGTTTCAGCAAGGAAAGAAGCGGCATGAACGAAAAGGCGAATATGAGTTAGAAGACAATCCGCTCGTAACAAATGAAAGAGAAGAAAGCACGTCCGGCGGAATTAACTACGCCATATAA
- a CDS encoding TIGR02530 family flagellar biosynthesis protein, translating into MANIQVNQAYYPKQPIQSVKKQEASSFADQLKQTIASQVSFSHHAQVRLEQNGISLSDQQLQQLNDGVEKAREKGSKESLMLMKDLAFVVSVKNNKVITAMKQDNMENQIVTNIDSALIL; encoded by the coding sequence GTGGCAAATATTCAAGTAAATCAGGCATATTATCCGAAGCAGCCCATTCAATCGGTTAAAAAGCAGGAAGCCAGTTCTTTTGCAGATCAGCTAAAACAAACAATTGCGTCTCAAGTTTCGTTTAGTCATCACGCACAAGTTCGACTCGAGCAAAACGGTATTTCCCTTTCAGATCAGCAACTCCAACAGTTAAATGACGGAGTGGAGAAAGCGCGTGAAAAAGGATCAAAAGAATCGCTTATGCTAATGAAGGATCTCGCTTTTGTTGTTAGCGTTAAAAACAACAAAGTCATTACCGCCATGAAGCAGGACAATATGGAAAACCAAATCGTAACGAACATTGATTCAGCACTTATTTTATAG
- a CDS encoding flagellar FliJ family protein: protein MKENEKSQAQLEMAESLKVQVNLEQEAHQLEEDIHSKRLRLEQRQLEGLPIIELLKEEEHMTYLEKQLEQKRKQLSQVEHKVNEQQDTLASKVREEKTWQSIKETRKEEFYHDMKMIEQNELDDLNTVRAYMLARNG, encoded by the coding sequence GTGAAAGAAAACGAGAAGTCTCAGGCTCAGCTCGAAATGGCGGAGTCGCTCAAAGTACAGGTTAATCTCGAGCAGGAAGCACATCAACTTGAAGAAGACATTCATTCCAAGCGACTTCGACTTGAACAACGTCAGTTAGAGGGCCTTCCGATCATCGAGCTTTTAAAAGAAGAAGAGCATATGACTTATCTCGAAAAGCAGCTTGAACAAAAGCGAAAACAGCTGAGTCAGGTCGAACACAAGGTAAACGAACAGCAGGATACGCTTGCTTCAAAAGTAAGAGAAGAAAAAACGTGGCAATCGATCAAAGAAACGAGAAAAGAAGAGTTTTATCACGATATGAAAATGATCGAACAAAATGAATTGGACGATTTAAACACTGTGCGAGCGTATATGCTGGCGAGAAACGGCTAA
- a CDS encoding flagellar biosynthetic protein FliO, which produces MRQQVISIMTLLLCLIIFMPDSVAAAANNGSVTDWLTEDGDEHSEPQEEPAEVGTNTNIFFLLIKLVFYTIVVVGLIYLLIRFLSKRQKKLQHHSVFTPIGGTPLGNNKSVQMVKVGDSLYMIGVGDNVNLLKEIEDKEEVERILEQAEEQKTGFSFINHKQTGIQELIQASLKKQRNKRKNYWDDGSGRDDK; this is translated from the coding sequence ATGAGACAGCAGGTGATTAGCATCATGACACTCCTCCTTTGCCTTATAATCTTTATGCCTGATTCTGTAGCAGCAGCTGCTAACAACGGTAGCGTAACAGACTGGCTAACGGAAGATGGGGACGAGCATTCTGAACCCCAAGAAGAGCCGGCTGAGGTAGGGACGAACACGAACATTTTCTTTCTTCTTATTAAGCTCGTTTTCTATACGATCGTCGTCGTTGGTTTGATCTATTTGCTTATCCGGTTTTTATCAAAGCGGCAGAAAAAGCTTCAACATCATTCGGTTTTTACGCCGATTGGCGGGACTCCGCTCGGTAACAATAAATCGGTTCAAATGGTGAAGGTTGGCGATTCGCTCTATATGATTGGCGTTGGTGACAACGTGAATTTGCTGAAAGAAATTGAAGATAAGGAAGAAGTGGAACGTATCCTAGAGCAGGCGGAAGAGCAGAAAACAGGCTTTTCGTTTATAAATCATAAACAAACGGGCATTCAAGAGTTGATTCAAGCAAGCTTAAAGAAACAGCGAAACAAACGGAAGAACTATTGGGACGACGGAAGTGGAAGGGACGATAAGTAA
- the flgD gene encoding flagellar hook assembly protein FlgD: MNTNSVTASQATQTQKTEASGQLGKNDFLKILVAQLSNQDPMKPMQDTEFIGQMAQFSSLEQMTNMGTSMNKFFDRQLQSSMTDYADLIGKSVQWQENNKVSSGKVQAVLYKEGNVLAELDSGKQVDVSLLERIETRE; this comes from the coding sequence ATGAATACAAACTCCGTTACAGCATCCCAAGCAACACAAACACAAAAGACAGAGGCATCAGGTCAGCTTGGAAAAAATGATTTTCTGAAAATTCTTGTTGCCCAGCTTTCGAACCAAGATCCAATGAAGCCGATGCAGGACACTGAATTTATCGGCCAAATGGCGCAATTTAGTTCACTCGAACAAATGACAAACATGGGTACATCGATGAATAAATTTTTTGATCGTCAGCTACAAAGCTCGATGACGGATTACGCGGATTTGATTGGAAAAAGCGTTCAGTGGCAAGAGAATAACAAGGTTAGCTCTGGAAAGGTTCAGGCCGTTTTATACAAAGAAGGCAATGTACTCGCAGAACTTGATAGTGGTAAACAAGTAGACGTTTCCCTTTTAGAGCGTATCGAAACGAGGGAATAG
- the fliI gene encoding flagellar protein export ATPase FliI, translated as MSINVEPYLSHIQAIETVQKYGKVTQVIGLTIESLGPEVKIGELCYLYPAPLKEPIEAEVVGFRENRVLLMPMHDLSEIGPGCLVVATGQPLEVKVGYSLLGTILDGRGRPLDQTDLPGGLKAVSTNRKPPNPMTRPRITTPFQLGVRAIDGLLTVGQGQRIGIFAGSGVGKSTLMGMAARNSEADINVIALIGERGREVRDFIERDLGEEGLKKSVVVVATSDQPPLQRIKGALTATSIAEFFRDQGKNVMLMMDSVTRFAMAQREVGLAIGEPPTSKGYTPSVFALLPKLLERSGTAETGSITAFYTVLVDGDDMNEPIADAVRGILDGHIVLDRKLAQKGQYPAINVQQSVSRVMNEIVTPAHMKSAEEFKRLLSVYVSSEDLINIGAYKAGTNSNIDKAISIHPEIEKYIKQGIDDLASFEESKDRLLSRFGKDD; from the coding sequence ATGAGCATTAATGTTGAACCTTATCTGTCACACATTCAAGCAATCGAAACAGTCCAGAAATATGGAAAAGTAACGCAGGTTATCGGACTAACAATTGAATCGCTTGGACCAGAAGTGAAGATCGGTGAGCTTTGCTACTTGTACCCAGCGCCATTAAAGGAGCCGATCGAGGCAGAAGTAGTAGGCTTTCGTGAAAATCGTGTTCTCCTTATGCCAATGCATGATTTATCAGAGATTGGCCCTGGGTGTCTTGTTGTGGCGACAGGACAACCGCTTGAAGTGAAGGTCGGCTATTCGCTGTTAGGTACGATTCTTGATGGACGCGGTAGACCACTTGATCAAACAGATCTGCCAGGTGGATTAAAGGCCGTTTCCACAAATCGAAAGCCGCCAAATCCGATGACGAGACCGCGGATTACGACGCCTTTTCAACTTGGCGTTCGCGCGATTGATGGTTTGTTAACAGTTGGGCAGGGGCAGCGGATCGGTATTTTTGCGGGAAGCGGTGTTGGAAAAAGTACGTTAATGGGCATGGCAGCACGAAACTCAGAAGCGGATATAAACGTCATTGCGCTCATCGGTGAACGTGGACGTGAAGTAAGAGATTTTATTGAACGCGATCTTGGTGAAGAGGGCTTAAAGAAATCCGTTGTTGTTGTAGCGACATCGGATCAGCCGCCGCTACAGCGGATTAAGGGTGCACTAACCGCAACGTCAATTGCAGAATTTTTCCGAGATCAAGGAAAGAACGTCATGCTGATGATGGACTCGGTGACGCGATTTGCAATGGCACAGCGGGAAGTAGGGCTTGCGATTGGGGAGCCTCCGACGAGTAAAGGCTACACGCCAAGCGTCTTTGCTCTTTTGCCAAAACTATTAGAGCGATCAGGGACGGCAGAGACGGGATCGATTACCGCTTTCTACACTGTTCTTGTTGATGGCGATGATATGAATGAGCCAATTGCCGATGCGGTACGAGGCATTTTGGACGGGCACATCGTTCTGGATCGAAAGCTTGCGCAAAAAGGGCAGTATCCAGCTATTAACGTTCAGCAAAGCGTCAGTCGCGTTATGAATGAAATTGTAACCCCCGCTCATATGAAATCAGCAGAAGAGTTTAAGCGGCTACTTTCCGTCTATGTGTCATCGGAAGATTTAATTAACATAGGCGCCTATAAAGCCGGTACAAACAGCAACATCGATAAAGCAATCTCGATTCATCCAGAGATTGAAAAGTATATAAAGCAGGGCATTGATGATCTGGCTTCATTTGAAGAAAGTAAGGATCGGCTATTATCTCGATTTGGAAAGGATGACTAA
- a CDS encoding flagellar FlbD family protein, whose translation MIPLTKLNRETMMLNAIYIETIESTPDTMILLTNGKRYVVMESIDEVKQLVTEFYRNINVLEKK comes from the coding sequence ATGATACCGTTAACGAAATTAAATCGAGAAACGATGATGTTGAATGCGATTTACATTGAAACGATTGAATCAACGCCGGATACGATGATTCTATTAACGAATGGAAAACGCTATGTGGTGATGGAATCAATCGATGAAGTGAAACAGCTCGTTACGGAATTTTACCGTAACATTAACGTACTAGAGAAAAAATAG